The Puntigrus tetrazona isolate hp1 chromosome 16, ASM1883169v1, whole genome shotgun sequence genome includes a region encoding these proteins:
- the LOC122360278 gene encoding trafficking regulator of GLUT4 1-like isoform X1: MDASHSFNQPPGDSNPSEKSGMAGAAPPAYQHSPAGYPPSFPIQPVPQGPYNQGPYPGQTVVAAQPAVFVTAAPLTNPLPDYLGYSIFTMLCCCLPLGIAALIYSISTRDANYSGQRELAEKNSKTALILNHIGLGIGLVVIVLIIITQIVIFTAR; the protein is encoded by the exons ATGGATGCGAGCCACTCTTTCAACCAGCCTCCAGGGGATTCAAATCCATCTGAAAAATCAGGAATGGCTGGAGCAGCACCACCAGCATATCAGCACAGTCCTGCTGGATATCCTCCTTCCTTTCCGATACAGCCGGTCCCACAGGGCCCCTACAACCAGGGACCATATCCAGGACAAACTGTGGTCGCTGCGCAGCCTGCGGTTTTTGTGACCGCCGCTCCACTGACCAATCCATTGCCAGATTACCTGGGTTACTCCATCTTCACCATGCTGTGCTGCTGTTTGCCTCTGGGCATTGCTGCGCTGATATACTCCATCTCT ACTCGAGACGCAAACTACTCAGGTCAGCGAGAATTAGCTGAGAAGAACTCCAAAACGGCACTCATCCTGAATCACATCGGCCTTGGTATTGGCCTCGTTGTCATTGTATTGATCATTATCACCCAGATTGTGATTTTTACTGCTAGATAA
- the LOC122360278 gene encoding uncharacterized protein LOC122360278 isoform X2 translates to MDASHSFNQPPGDSNPSEKSGMAGAAPPAYQHSPAGYPPSFPIQPVPQGPYNQGPYPGQTVVAAQPAVFVTAAPLTNPLPDYLGYSIFTMLCCCLPLGIAALIYSISLASSSRH, encoded by the exons ATGGATGCGAGCCACTCTTTCAACCAGCCTCCAGGGGATTCAAATCCATCTGAAAAATCAGGAATGGCTGGAGCAGCACCACCAGCATATCAGCACAGTCCTGCTGGATATCCTCCTTCCTTTCCGATACAGCCGGTCCCACAGGGCCCCTACAACCAGGGACCATATCCAGGACAAACTGTGGTCGCTGCGCAGCCTGCGGTTTTTGTGACCGCCGCTCCACTGACCAATCCATTGCCAGATTACCTGGGTTACTCCATCTTCACCATGCTGTGCTGCTGTTTGCCTCTGGGCATTGCTGCGCTGATATACTCCATCTCT ctcgcatcaagttcaaggcactga
- the LOC122360279 gene encoding cysteine-rich and transmembrane domain-containing protein YDL012C-like has product MDPSQSFNQPPGPWNSSEKSGMLNPSAPPPPYQPSPVGYPPSYPSQPFPQSPYAQGQYPGQPVVAVQPTVFVATTPLSCQVPDYLAYSIFTMLCCCFPLGIAALIFSCSTRNAIYAGQRELAEKNSKTALTLNHAALGIGLILIVLVIIVNIVL; this is encoded by the exons ATGGATCCCAGTCAGTCTTTCAATCAGCCTCCAGGGCCATGGAATTCATCGGAGAAATCAGGGATGTTGAATCCTTCGGCACCACCACCACCATACCAGCCCAGTCCTGTTGGATATCCTCCCTCTTACCCAAGCCAGCCTTTCCCGCAAAGCCCCTACGCCCAGGGGCAGTATCCAGGACAGCCCGTGGTTGCTGTACAGCCTACAGTTTTTGTGGCGACCACTCCTCTGTCTTGTCAAGTGCCAGATTACCTGGCTTACTCTATTTTTACCATGCTGTGCTGCTGTTTTCCTCTGGGCATTGCTGCACTTATTTTTTCCTGTTCT ACTCGAAATGCCATCTACGCAGGACAGCGAGAATTAGCAGAGAAGAACTCCAAAACCGCACTCACCCTGAATCATGCTGCCCTTGGTATTGGCCTTATTTTAATTGTACTGGTGATTATTGTCAATATTGTGTTGTGA